The Pseudoliparis swirei isolate HS2019 ecotype Mariana Trench chromosome 16, NWPU_hadal_v1, whole genome shotgun sequence genome includes a window with the following:
- the mbtps2 gene encoding membrane-bound transcription factor site-2 protease, protein MIPVPLLVCVMGAWCALYLADTLLKLSSTHRIRYESWLSSRGLMLSPFHVRWQTTMFNRLFAYCARINPRAQYLWFNSGLVFGLVSMVGSVVLLAKTLQQTLAQMTADNPRVGGQQMLQVVIPGVNLPTSQLAYFFTALLLSGVIHELGHAVAALREQVRVNGFGIFVFVVYPGAFVDLFTTHLSVISPTQQLRIFCAGVWHNFVLCVAALAFLFLLPFLLLPAYSTGGGALVTEVVQGSAADGPRGLSVGDIVTGLEDCPVAGVEDWSRCLSRLARAPQTGYCVPGASLQPSWAHGRAFKRLDGTMDCCSNNSLTDLCFSYMKLQGKSSREREYACMPVRKMVSGTQVCRADGDCAGEPARADGHGHAVCVTPSLENQTRFIRVTHPPNTHMLFVGYPPHLQYAVSLTNFLPRFGFLHLDLPVFLETFCKYVVSLSGALAVVNSVPCFALDGQWMLNALLEATLVTVVTDRQKRELIGFFLLLAGSALLAANVALGLWMVTAR, encoded by the exons ATGATCCCGGTGCCGCTGCTGGTGTGCGTGATGGGAGCGTGGTGCGCGCTCTACCTCGCGGACACGCTCCTCAAG TTGTCGTCGACTCACCGGATCCGGTACGAGTCGTGGCTGTCGAGCCGCGGCCTGATGCTGTCTCCCTTCCACGTGAGGTGGCAGACCACCATGTTCAACCGGCTGTTTGCCTACTGCGCCCGCATCAACCCGCGGGCCCAGTACCTGTG GTTCAACAGCGGCCTGGTGTTCGGCCTGGTGTCCATGGTGGGCTCGGTGGTGCTGCTCGCCAAGACGCTGCAGCAGACGCTCGCGCAGATGACCGCGGACAACCCGCGGGTCGGAGGTCAGCAGATGCTGCAGGTGGTG ATCCCCGGGGTCAACCTGCCCACCAGCCAGCTGGCCTACTTCTTCACCGCACTGCTGCTCAGCGGAGTGATACACGAGCTGGGCCACGCCGTGGCagcactgag GGAGCAGGTCCGAGTCAACGGCTTCGGCATCTTTGTGTTCGTGGTGTACCCCGGTGCCTTCGTGGACCTCTTCACCACGCACCTCAGCGTCATATCGCCGACTCAGCAGCTCCGCATCTTCTGTGCCG gagtGTGGCACAACTTTGTCCTGTGCGTGGCGGCGTTggccttcctcttcctgttgccCTTCTTGCTGCTTCCCGCTTACTCCACCGGCGGCGGGGCGCTGGTCACCGAGGTCGTCCAG GGCTCCGCGGCCGACGGCCCCCGCGGCCTCTCGGTGGGCGACATCGTCACCGGGCTGGAGGACTGCCCCGTGGCGGGCGTGGAGGACTGGAGCCGCTGCCTGTCTCGCCTCGCTCGCGCCCCGCAGACGGGGTACTGCGTCCCCGGCGCCAGCCTGCAGCCCAGCTGGGCCCACGGTCGGG CTTTCAAGCGTCTGGATGGGACGATGGACTGCTGCAGCAACAACAGCCTGACCGACCTCTGCTTCTCCTACATGAAGCTTCAGGGCaagagcagcagagagagagag TACGCCTGCATGCCGGTGCGTAAGATGGTGTCGGGCACGCAGGTGTGTCGCGCCGACGGCGACTGCGCCGGCGAGCCGGCCCGCGCCGACGGCCACGGCCACGCCGTCTGCGTCACGCCGTCCCTGGAGAACCAGACGCGCTTCATCCGCGTCACGCACCcgcccaacacacacatgctgttcGTGGGCTACCCGCCGCACCTCCAGTACGCCG tGAGTCTCACCAACTTCCTCCCCCGCTTCGGGTTCCTCCACCTGGACCTGCCCGTCTTCCTGGAAACCTTCTGCAA GTACGTGGTGTCCCTCTCCGGCGCGCTGGCCGTGGTGAACTCGGTGCCGTGCTTCGCCCTCGACGGCCAGTGGATGCTGAACGCGCTGCTGGAGGCCACGCTGGTCACCGTGGTGACGGACCGCCAGAAGCGCGAGCTCATCGGCTTCTTCCTGCTGCTGGCGGGCAGCGCGCTGCTGGCGGCCAACGTGGCGCTGGGCCTGTGGATGGTCACGGCGCGGTGA